Within the Arachis duranensis cultivar V14167 chromosome 10, aradu.V14167.gnm2.J7QH, whole genome shotgun sequence genome, the region CAATTATTTACCAGATGATGAAAGCGTTTGCCTTTTGGATTGGGTATGTTCAAATCTCCTAGTTTTGTTATTCAATTATAAATAATGcttcatttttgtttaattacgTATCTCATAGTTAAACACAATTATGCAGTATAATTATTTAGTCACTTTGTCCTTAAAACAAGTAAACAACAACAACTATTCATATTGTAGGCTTGCCAATTGCACAAAAAACAGAACTTGGTTAAACTGATTGATGAAAGCTTGGGGCCAGAGGACATTATAACAGAAGCAGAAATGGTGGTAAAAGTATCACTACTATGCACAAATGCATCACCATCACTCAGACCTACAATGTCTGAGGTTGTGAATATGCTTGAAGGTCGTGCAGCTATTCCGTATATGGTTCCAGATCCAAGTTCCTGCAATGAGGATTTGAGGTTTAAAGCTTTAAGAGACTTCCATCAACATAAATCAAAACTGGGTTTGAGTGTAAACCAGACCCCAAATTCAGCAACACCACATACATTCAGCTCAATATCTGGTGATAATAATTACACAAGTTCTATTGAGGAATTAGCTCATTCTGAGATTTCCCCTTTATCAAGTTAAATATTCATCCTTAGTTGATTAGTCTTAGCAAATAGCATAGTGGTACAATACATAAATTTGTGTACAAAAGCATTTTTGTATCTAAAGATTGGGATTCACATAGACGTAGACACTGTACAAATAGAATTTTTGTACTGTAAGTAACACAAATTCACAGACATCAAACCAGACTTGCTGCAAATTCTAATCTGCATCAGCAGAAATTCTATCCATGATTCGAGCCACAACATCCTTGCTTTCCCTGAGCACTTCTACACTCTTTTTAAGCCTTTCACGCTTACTCGCAATCGACGGACTTTCCTCCAACAACCTCTCAATTCCACCAGCATATGGATTCACCATCTCATTCACAATTTTCTCTCCAAGATCCTTGTTCACAAGGCTGTTAATGTTGAACTGCAAATGCAATGCAGTGCTATCAATAATCCTTCTCAGCACGATCTTCCAATAGGAAATTAGCCTCATTCTCAAGTCAAAAGCCTGGGAAATCAAACATGGATACTGCCTCAGATGACTAACCTCAACTTCTCCAAAACCTTCAAGATTCACCCAACATGGGTTTTTAGTATTACCCTTGCAATGCAAAACATTTTCTGTGAATTCAATCTCATTGGCCATGAGCTTCTTGTAATCGCGAATGTATTCGGGGTTACAAGTGTAATCTGTTATCTTTTCCATTTCAACAACCTCCATCACATGTTTCATAGACTTATCCTTCATGCTGGAAATAACATTCTGCACTGATCTTCGCACAGCCACTTGAAGTTGGTGATAGTGTTCTGAATGGTTTACCAAAACAGAAACCACCACTTCTTGTAGGTAGTCCCAAACCCTCTCAATGAACTCAACCGGGATTCTTGATATTGCCTTCACTCTGTTTTGTAGCAGAGTAAGAAAAGTGCTGCGTGGCACAAAGTTTGGGAGTCCAATCCATTTGGCTTCTTCCAGCACCTTGATTTCCTCCATCAAGAAGTTCTTCTTGGTTGAATCACTTTCCTGATAGTTGTGGAGATCATTTGAGTACTGATCAAGCATCTGAACCAGCCGAGCAGTGCAATGCATGCTCTTGTCATCAGGGTATTCATCGAATTCTCCTCTTAGGAGAATCTTCCTTAGCGACTCTTTGGCTGATCCAATAATATGCATGAATGCAGACATAGCTTCAGCCACAGAAGTCAAACTCTTGGGAAGTTTCTCCAGTTCAGAGACATGAGAACTGAGTTTGTCATTGATCTTCTTAACAATCTCAGGGAATAATTTGGAAATGCTATTGGCTTGGATTTGAACCAGCTTCTGTGCCAAAACTGGGACACCAACTATGGACTTATCAATATTGGATAGCAATGGATGAGTTCGGAAGAGTGTTTCTTCTGCCATTCTTGCTTCTTCATAGGACTCATTGCCAATGCGGTTTCTGACACAAACATAGCCAAGACCAATGTTGACATCATCAGCCATAACCTTCTCTAGAAGACCTTCTGGAGCCTTATCAACCTTTGTGACCACAGCAAGAGTCCTGACTCCTTTCTTGTCAACACTCTGTGACATCCTAATGGATTCACAAGTAGAAAAATCAACAGTTGCAGACAAGACATTGAGGATGATGGATTCCTCTGGTCTTATATACTCCATTATGATGTTCACTATCTGGTCATAGATATTCTCAGGTTGGCCATGAACCGGGACCCGAGTTATACCAGGAAGATCAACCTATGTTGAACAATCATAGTCAAAATTTTGAGAATTAGAATAACCTTTACATGCATTTAATACACAAACAATAATCATATGTGACTAAAATTGAAGTGTTTATG harbors:
- the LOC107468115 gene encoding dynamin-related protein 4C, which produces MGDENHIPHNNDYKTISVEAGAHDANFHAPLVSSYNDRIRPILDAFEDLRRLNITKQGIQLPTIVVVGDQSSGKSSVLESLAEITLPRGQGICTRVPLIMRLQHHPLPKPELVLEYNGKSVSTDESRVSDAIRIATDVLAGEGKGISNSPLTLLVKKNGVPDLTMVDLPGITRVPVHGQPENIYDQIVNIIMEYIRPEESIILNVLSATVDFSTCESIRMSQSVDKKGVRTLAVVTKVDKAPEGLLEKVMADDVNIGLGYVCVRNRIGNESYEEARMAEETLFRTHPLLSNIDKSIVGVPVLAQKLVQIQANSISKLFPEIVKKINDKLSSHVSELEKLPKSLTSVAEAMSAFMHIIGSAKESLRKILLRGEFDEYPDDKSMHCTARLVQMLDQYSNDLHNYQESDSTKKNFLMEEIKVLEEAKWIGLPNFVPRSTFLTLLQNRVKAISRIPVEFIERVWDYLQEVVVSVLVNHSEHYHQLQVAVRRSVQNVISSMKDKSMKHVMEVVEMEKITDYTCNPEYIRDYKKLMANEIEFTENVLHCKGNTKNPCWVNLEGFGEVEVSHLRQYPCLISQAFDLRMRLISYWKIVLRRIIDSTALHLQFNINSLVNKDLGEKIVNEMVNPYAGGIERLLEESPSIASKRERLKKSVEVLRESKDVVARIMDRISADAD